A single genomic interval of Halorubrum aethiopicum harbors:
- a CDS encoding HAD family hydrolase encodes MRYDTVVFDNDGVLVGRTRFDVLREATRDAFEECGVDDPDPDDVERMTIGATPGSVGTVCQTYDLDPGSFWRTRDDVVSRAQQQEARAGRKTPYDDLDTLEDLDVKMGIVSSNQQATVDFLVDHFDGFEEFGAAYGREPTIHSLQLRKPNPHYLERALGDLDADSALFVGDNESDVKAAENAGVDSAFIRRPHRRDWELNVWPTWEIETLDDLFDVCGV; translated from the coding sequence ATGAGATACGATACCGTCGTCTTCGACAACGACGGTGTTCTCGTCGGCCGCACGCGCTTCGACGTGCTCCGGGAGGCGACCCGGGACGCGTTCGAGGAGTGTGGCGTCGACGACCCCGACCCCGACGACGTAGAGCGGATGACGATCGGCGCGACCCCCGGCAGCGTGGGGACCGTCTGCCAGACGTACGACCTCGATCCGGGCTCGTTCTGGCGGACGCGCGACGACGTGGTCTCGAGGGCCCAACAGCAGGAGGCGCGCGCGGGCCGGAAGACCCCCTACGACGACCTCGACACCCTCGAGGACCTCGACGTGAAGATGGGGATCGTCTCCTCGAACCAGCAGGCGACCGTCGACTTCCTCGTCGACCACTTCGACGGCTTCGAGGAGTTCGGCGCGGCCTACGGCCGCGAGCCCACGATCCACAGCCTCCAGCTCCGGAAGCCGAACCCGCACTACCTCGAGCGGGCGCTCGGCGATCTGGACGCCGACTCGGCGCTTTTCGTCGGCGACAACGAGTCCGACGTGAAGGCCGCGGAGAACGCGGGCGTCGACTCCGCGTTCATCCGCCGCCCCCACCGCCGCGACTGGGAGCTCAACGTCTGGCCCACCTGGGAGATCGAGACGCTGGACGACCTCTTCGACGTCTGTGGCGTGTGA
- a CDS encoding 50S ribosomal protein L39e gives MGDKSKAKKKRLAKAERQNTRVPAWVMMKTDMNVTRNPKRRNWRRNDLDE, from the coding sequence ATGGGAGACAAATCGAAGGCCAAGAAGAAGCGGCTGGCGAAGGCGGAGCGCCAGAACACCCGCGTCCCCGCGTGGGTCATGATGAAGACCGACATGAACGTCACGCGAAACCCCAAGCGGCGCAACTGGCGCCGGAACGACCTCGACGAGTAG
- the ftsY gene encoding signal recognition particle-docking protein FtsY — protein MFDGLKDKLSSFREDVEESTDAEEVPEGEDAPDAAAEPETAAETVETADADGASGTAESAATDAPTDEERDGSAEPSTFQRAKAFATGRIIIEEEDLEEPLWELEMALLESDVEMSVAERILETVRETMLGESRKQVETTGELVERALHDALLDVIAVGQFDFEERVAEAEKPLTIVFTGVNGVGKTTTIAKLSEWLDDRGYSSVLANGDTYRAGANEQIAEHAERLDRELISHDQGGDPAAVIYDGVEYAAANDVDVVLGDTAGRLHTSDDLMAQLEKIDRVVDPDMTLFVDEAVAGQDAVNRAKEFNEAAEIDGAVLTKADADSSGGAAISVAYVTGKPILFLGTGQGYDDLARFDPEALVDSLLGEE, from the coding sequence GTGTTCGACGGACTGAAGGACAAGCTGAGCAGCTTCCGTGAGGACGTAGAGGAGTCCACGGACGCCGAGGAGGTCCCCGAGGGCGAGGACGCGCCAGACGCGGCCGCGGAGCCCGAGACCGCAGCCGAGACGGTCGAGACCGCCGACGCGGACGGGGCGAGCGGAACGGCCGAGTCCGCCGCGACCGACGCCCCGACTGACGAGGAGAGGGACGGCTCGGCGGAGCCGAGCACCTTCCAGCGCGCGAAGGCGTTCGCGACCGGCCGGATCATCATCGAGGAGGAGGACTTAGAGGAGCCGCTCTGGGAGCTCGAGATGGCGCTCTTAGAGAGCGACGTGGAGATGAGCGTCGCCGAACGGATCCTCGAGACGGTCCGCGAGACGATGCTCGGCGAGTCGCGAAAGCAGGTCGAGACGACCGGCGAGCTGGTCGAGCGGGCGCTCCACGACGCGCTCCTCGACGTGATCGCGGTCGGGCAGTTCGACTTCGAGGAGCGCGTCGCGGAGGCGGAGAAGCCGCTGACGATCGTCTTCACCGGCGTCAACGGCGTCGGCAAGACGACGACCATCGCCAAGCTCTCCGAGTGGCTCGACGACCGCGGCTACTCGTCGGTGTTGGCGAACGGCGACACCTACCGCGCGGGCGCGAACGAGCAGATCGCCGAGCACGCCGAGCGGCTCGACCGCGAGCTGATCTCCCACGACCAGGGCGGCGACCCGGCGGCCGTGATCTACGACGGCGTCGAGTACGCCGCGGCCAACGACGTCGACGTCGTCCTCGGCGACACCGCCGGCCGGCTCCACACGAGCGACGACCTGATGGCGCAATTGGAGAAGATCGACCGCGTCGTCGACCCGGACATGACGCTGTTCGTCGACGAGGCGGTCGCCGGCCAGGACGCGGTCAACCGCGCGAAGGAGTTCAACGAGGCCGCCGAGATCGACGGCGCGGTGTTGACGAAGGCGGACGCCGACTCCTCCGGCGGCGCGGCGATCTCCGTCGCGTACGTCACCGGCAAGCCGATCCTCTTTCTGGGGACCGGCCAGGGGTACGACGACCTGGCGCGGTTCGATCCGGAGGCGCTCGTCGACAGCCTGCTCGGCGAGGAGTAG
- a CDS encoding MFS transporter, producing the protein MTRRAFGTLCGLVFLINLGRVAFAPLVPTIGSEFGASPAVVGSVTTLVWLGSALPRIPVGYLLTRVPRHYVVLGSGLWLAGAAMFTGSAGSIPALRVGALSIGLASGAYFVAAIPLVAELFPSGRGRAIGIHGAASQLAAVVAPGVVVGVLVVAGWEDVFRLLAVAALAVTAVLLVVLRRHPLPESAGADRDFRSVLGHWRIILLVIVVVATPGFVWQGVFNFYVTYLTGTKGISGGFANALLTVVFAAGLPGFWYGGRLADRLPQIPYLLGILVAFATALGVLVAAQSAVALVVATALLGFVIHTTFPAADTFLLDSLPADVRASAYAVFSGTALLVESTGSGVFGLAAERVGFDAAFAAGAAGVLALAAVLAAAHVGRGLPDGPAAVE; encoded by the coding sequence ATGACCCGACGAGCCTTCGGTACGCTCTGCGGGCTCGTCTTCCTCATCAACCTCGGACGCGTCGCGTTCGCGCCGCTCGTCCCGACGATCGGCTCGGAGTTCGGCGCGAGCCCCGCGGTCGTCGGCTCGGTCACGACGCTGGTGTGGCTCGGCTCCGCGCTCCCGCGGATCCCCGTCGGCTATCTCCTCACGCGGGTCCCGCGACACTACGTCGTCCTCGGGTCGGGCCTCTGGCTCGCTGGTGCCGCGATGTTCACCGGCAGCGCCGGGTCGATCCCGGCGCTCCGGGTCGGCGCGCTCTCCATCGGACTCGCCTCCGGCGCGTACTTCGTCGCCGCGATACCGCTCGTCGCCGAGCTGTTCCCGAGCGGGCGCGGGCGCGCCATCGGGATCCACGGGGCGGCGAGCCAGCTGGCGGCCGTCGTCGCCCCCGGCGTCGTGGTCGGCGTTCTCGTCGTCGCCGGCTGGGAGGACGTCTTCCGGCTGCTCGCCGTCGCCGCGCTCGCGGTGACCGCGGTCCTCCTCGTCGTCCTCCGCCGGCACCCCCTCCCGGAGAGCGCGGGCGCGGACCGCGACTTCCGCTCCGTGCTGGGTCACTGGCGGATCATCCTCCTCGTGATCGTCGTCGTCGCCACGCCGGGCTTCGTCTGGCAGGGCGTGTTCAACTTCTACGTCACGTACCTGACCGGCACGAAAGGGATCTCCGGCGGGTTCGCGAACGCGCTTCTCACGGTCGTGTTCGCCGCCGGCCTGCCGGGGTTCTGGTACGGCGGTCGGCTCGCCGACCGGCTCCCGCAGATCCCGTACCTCCTCGGGATCCTCGTCGCCTTCGCGACGGCGCTCGGCGTCCTCGTGGCCGCCCAGTCGGCCGTCGCGCTCGTCGTCGCCACCGCCCTGCTCGGCTTCGTGATCCACACGACGTTCCCCGCGGCCGACACGTTCCTGCTCGACTCGCTGCCGGCGGACGTCCGCGCCAGCGCGTACGCGGTCTTCAGCGGCACCGCCCTGCTCGTCGAGTCCACCGGCAGCGGGGTGTTCGGCCTCGCGGCCGAACGGGTCGGCTTCGACGCCGCGTTCGCCGCCGGCGCGGCCGGCGTCCTCGCGCTCGCGGCCGTCCTCGCCGCGGCGCACGTCGGGCGCGGGCTTCCCGACGGTCCCGCGGCCGTCGAGTAG
- a CDS encoding translation initiation factor IF-6 codes for MLRATFTGSSYVGVFARVVDDLLLVRPDVDDDLADDLADELGADVLATTVGGSNTVGSLATGNENGVLVSERATDRERERIAEAADREIAELPGRINAAGNVVLANDYGAYVHPDLPREAITTIKETLSVPVERGDLADVRTVGTAAVANDTGVLCHPKSRESELQAVEEALDVRADLGTVNYGAPLVGSGLVASDDGYVVGEDTTGPELGRIEETLGFID; via the coding sequence GTGTTACGGGCGACCTTCACCGGCTCGTCGTACGTGGGGGTCTTCGCCCGCGTCGTCGACGACCTCCTTCTGGTCAGGCCGGACGTCGACGACGACCTCGCCGACGACCTCGCCGACGAGCTCGGCGCGGACGTGCTCGCGACGACCGTCGGCGGCTCCAACACCGTCGGGTCGCTCGCGACCGGCAACGAGAACGGCGTGCTCGTCTCCGAGCGCGCGACCGACCGGGAGAGAGAGCGGATCGCCGAGGCCGCGGACCGCGAGATCGCGGAGCTTCCCGGCCGGATCAACGCCGCCGGCAACGTCGTCCTGGCCAACGACTACGGCGCGTACGTCCACCCCGACCTCCCGCGCGAGGCGATCACGACGATCAAGGAGACGCTCTCGGTCCCGGTCGAGCGCGGCGACCTCGCGGACGTGCGGACCGTCGGCACCGCCGCGGTCGCGAACGACACGGGCGTGCTCTGTCACCCGAAGTCGCGGGAGTCGGAGTTACAGGCCGTCGAGGAGGCGCTCGACGTTCGGGCGGACCTCGGGACGGTCAACTACGGCGCGCCGCTCGTCGGCTCCGGGCTCGTCGCGAGCGACGACGGCTACGTCGTCGGCGAGGACACGACCGGCCCCGAGCTCGGGCGCATCGAGGAGACGCTCGGATTCATCGACTGA
- a CDS encoding translation initiation factor IF-2 subunit beta: MEYESSLDRAMDAVPDFDGSDERLSVPDPETQKDGAFTRLTNLSAIADALSREPEHVHSKIQQELGTAGQYEDGRARYSGNFRERDFQAAIDSYIESFVTCSECGLPDTRLETENRTPMLRCEACGAFRPVAKQTTSNTQRQEEAIEEGNTYELEIVGTGRKGDGVAERGEYTVFVPGAQEGDTVRAYIKNVSGNLAFARREN; encoded by the coding sequence ATGGAGTACGAATCGAGCCTCGACCGCGCGATGGACGCGGTCCCGGACTTCGACGGGTCCGACGAGCGGCTGTCGGTCCCCGACCCCGAGACGCAGAAGGACGGCGCGTTCACCCGACTGACGAACCTCTCGGCCATCGCGGACGCGTTGAGCCGCGAGCCCGAACACGTCCACTCGAAGATCCAACAGGAGCTCGGGACGGCCGGCCAGTACGAGGACGGCCGCGCGCGATACAGCGGGAACTTCCGCGAGCGCGACTTCCAGGCGGCGATCGACTCGTACATCGAGTCGTTCGTCACCTGCTCGGAGTGTGGCCTGCCCGACACGCGACTGGAGACGGAGAACCGGACGCCCATGCTCCGCTGTGAGGCCTGCGGGGCGTTCCGACCGGTCGCGAAACAGACGACGTCGAACACCCAGCGCCAGGAGGAGGCCATCGAGGAGGGCAACACCTACGAGCTGGAGATCGTCGGCACGGGCCGCAAGGGCGACGGCGTCGCCGAGCGCGGCGAGTACACCGTCTTCGTCCCCGGCGCACAGGAGGGCGACACCGTCCGGGCGTACATCAAGAACGTCTCGGGCAACCTCGCGTTCGCCCGCCGGGAGAACTGA
- a CDS encoding ATP-dependent DNA helicase, whose product MTNDPPWADVFGHEEPYPEQADGIDAAIDAAEDGGFLALEGACGTGKTMLALTAGIDRVRDPDSDFERVFVLTSVKQQLRQFETDLETVNANLPDDYDPVSGLTLVGKADVCPYARENRAGIDRENVYERCEGLRERTRNLVGDGGETSAGALASEARSQQVGLLDSGTASGSDGGSTGGGAAADYLTVDGEPTPYPPDTETFGETEFCPFYAGFLDDVPDDGGDPAEAVPFDITELGHVDAEELVRLSAGHGSCPHSVMGALVPEVEVVIGNYYHAFDPTTTATFTGALIDDATFLVCDEAHMLEPRVRDLVSDAVADASLRDAVSEITRVVQPLSFEREGAESADADLVRGELEESDVTVEELEAVREFYADLRGELDRRVTDRLDRERPDWRASMRELEDDEIPLRDPEEPGEDAITAWAKEAGYRDRVWSRAPAVGATVKRVLDTLEDEDKRRAAPGVGRTLNAWYREGHTEFFRAVDLERTYDETEPPDSWRRAYNASLALYNCLPSGPIGERLGEFGGGVVMSATLEPMDVFREVTGLDHLAERGRPVVERTYGLSFPPENRASFAVDAPKFTHANRGAPGERTDARLAHLDAVATVASRDGNVLVGAPNYAEAAWFADELDARLEKPVLLDESSGDRETESLKDAFFAGEGKVLVTSLRGTLTEGVDYRGDRLAAAVVCGVPLINTARPRTRAVIAAYDRRFESGFETALTVPAVRKARQAVGRVIRGPDERGVRVLLDARYARESWNGVREYLPEHEREEFQPVSTDMLSVALDRFDVD is encoded by the coding sequence GTGACGAACGACCCGCCGTGGGCCGACGTGTTCGGCCACGAGGAGCCGTACCCCGAGCAGGCGGACGGCATCGACGCCGCGATCGACGCCGCCGAGGACGGCGGCTTCCTCGCGCTCGAGGGCGCGTGCGGCACCGGCAAGACGATGCTGGCGTTGACCGCCGGTATCGACCGCGTCCGCGACCCCGACTCCGACTTCGAGCGCGTGTTCGTGCTCACGAGCGTCAAACAGCAGCTCCGCCAGTTCGAGACCGATCTCGAGACGGTCAACGCGAACCTCCCCGACGACTACGACCCCGTCTCCGGGCTGACGCTCGTCGGCAAGGCGGACGTCTGTCCGTACGCCCGCGAGAACCGCGCCGGTATCGACCGCGAGAACGTCTACGAGCGCTGTGAGGGGCTCCGCGAGCGCACCCGGAACCTCGTCGGCGACGGCGGCGAGACGAGCGCCGGAGCCCTCGCGAGCGAGGCGCGGAGCCAGCAGGTCGGCCTGCTGGACTCGGGAACCGCGAGCGGCTCCGACGGCGGATCGACCGGCGGCGGAGCCGCCGCCGACTACCTGACCGTCGACGGCGAGCCGACGCCGTACCCGCCCGACACCGAGACGTTCGGCGAGACGGAGTTCTGTCCGTTCTACGCGGGCTTCCTCGACGATGTCCCCGACGACGGCGGCGACCCGGCGGAGGCCGTCCCGTTCGATATCACCGAACTCGGCCACGTCGACGCCGAGGAACTCGTCCGGCTCTCGGCTGGCCACGGCTCGTGTCCCCACTCGGTGATGGGCGCGCTCGTCCCCGAGGTCGAGGTCGTCATCGGCAACTACTACCACGCGTTCGACCCGACCACCACCGCGACGTTCACGGGCGCGCTGATCGACGACGCGACGTTCCTCGTCTGTGACGAGGCGCACATGCTCGAGCCCCGCGTGCGGGACCTCGTCAGCGACGCGGTCGCCGACGCGAGCCTCCGGGACGCGGTCTCGGAGATCACCCGCGTCGTCCAGCCGCTCTCGTTCGAACGCGAGGGCGCGGAGTCCGCGGACGCCGACCTCGTTCGCGGGGAGCTCGAGGAGAGCGACGTGACGGTCGAGGAGCTGGAGGCGGTACGGGAGTTCTACGCGGACCTCCGCGGGGAGCTCGACCGTCGGGTCACCGACCGCCTCGACCGGGAGCGCCCCGACTGGCGCGCGTCGATGCGCGAGCTCGAGGACGACGAGATCCCGCTTCGCGACCCCGAGGAGCCGGGCGAGGACGCGATCACGGCGTGGGCGAAGGAAGCCGGGTACCGCGACCGCGTCTGGTCGCGCGCGCCCGCCGTCGGCGCGACCGTCAAGCGCGTCCTGGACACGCTCGAAGACGAGGACAAGCGGCGCGCCGCTCCCGGCGTCGGGCGCACCCTCAACGCGTGGTACCGCGAGGGACATACCGAGTTCTTCCGCGCCGTCGACCTCGAGCGCACGTACGACGAGACGGAGCCGCCGGACTCGTGGCGGCGCGCGTACAACGCGAGCCTCGCGCTGTACAACTGCCTCCCGAGCGGGCCGATCGGCGAGCGGCTCGGCGAGTTCGGCGGCGGCGTCGTGATGAGCGCGACGCTCGAGCCGATGGACGTGTTCCGGGAGGTGACGGGGCTCGACCACCTCGCGGAGCGGGGCCGACCGGTCGTCGAGCGGACGTACGGGCTCTCGTTCCCGCCGGAGAACCGCGCGAGCTTCGCGGTCGACGCGCCGAAGTTCACCCACGCCAACCGCGGCGCGCCGGGCGAGCGAACCGACGCCCGGCTCGCCCACCTCGACGCGGTCGCGACGGTCGCGAGCCGCGACGGCAACGTGCTGGTCGGCGCGCCGAACTACGCCGAGGCGGCGTGGTTCGCCGACGAGCTCGACGCGCGCCTCGAGAAACCCGTCCTCCTCGATGAGTCCTCGGGCGACCGCGAGACCGAGTCGCTCAAGGACGCCTTCTTCGCCGGCGAGGGGAAGGTGCTCGTCACGAGCCTCCGGGGAACGCTCACCGAAGGGGTCGACTACCGCGGCGACCGGCTCGCCGCGGCGGTCGTCTGCGGCGTCCCCCTCATCAACACCGCCCGGCCCCGAACGCGGGCGGTGATCGCGGCGTACGACCGGCGCTTCGAGTCGGGGTTCGAGACCGCGCTCACCGTCCCCGCCGTCCGGAAGGCGCGACAGGCCGTCGGCCGGGTCATCCGCGGCCCCGACGAGCGCGGGGTCCGTGTCCTCCTCGACGCGCGGTACGCCCGCGAGTCGTGGAACGGCGTCCGCGAGTACCTCCCCGAACACGAACGCGAGGAGTTCCAGCCGGTCAGCACGGACATGCTCTCGGTCGCGCTCGACCGGTTCGATGTGGACTGA
- a CDS encoding TIGR00725 family protein: MRVSVIGGSSVPPHTAAVAEELGAELAARGHAVVCGGLGGVMEAVCRGAREAGSGHEDGGETIGILPTDRREDANPYVTTPIATGLGHARNALVVMNGDAAIAVDGSYGTLSEIGLALAHGRPVAGLDTHEVEGVEAVASPTAAVEYVEAAAGTES, translated from the coding sequence ATGCGCGTGAGCGTCATCGGCGGGAGTTCCGTCCCGCCCCACACGGCGGCGGTCGCGGAGGAACTCGGAGCCGAACTCGCCGCTCGCGGCCACGCCGTCGTCTGCGGCGGCCTCGGCGGCGTGATGGAGGCGGTCTGTCGGGGCGCTCGCGAGGCGGGGAGCGGGCACGAAGACGGCGGCGAGACGATCGGGATCCTCCCGACCGACCGACGCGAGGACGCGAACCCGTACGTCACGACCCCCATCGCGACCGGACTGGGTCACGCCCGCAACGCGCTCGTGGTGATGAACGGCGACGCCGCGATCGCGGTCGACGGCTCGTACGGCACGCTCTCGGAGATCGGACTCGCGCTCGCGCACGGACGGCCCGTGGCCGGGCTCGACACCCACGAGGTCGAGGGCGTCGAGGCGGTTGCCTCCCCGACCGCCGCGGTGGAGTACGTCGAGGCGGCCGCGGGGACGGAGTCGTGA
- the pfdA gene encoding prefoldin subunit alpha: MGGGQQQLQQLSQELQALDEEIEVLETEVEEYRQEKADIDDAVEAIETLETGATVQVPLGGGAYVRAEVQDIDEIVVSLGGNYSAEQEQDDAIDVLRRKQEALDDRIEETEAEIAELEDESQELEQQAQQMQQQMQQQQMQQMQGQADDE, translated from the coding sequence ATGGGCGGCGGACAACAGCAGCTCCAGCAGCTCTCCCAGGAGCTTCAGGCGCTTGACGAGGAGATCGAGGTACTCGAGACGGAAGTCGAGGAGTACCGCCAGGAGAAGGCCGACATCGACGACGCCGTCGAGGCGATCGAGACCCTCGAGACCGGCGCGACGGTTCAGGTGCCGCTCGGCGGCGGCGCGTACGTCCGCGCGGAGGTCCAGGACATCGACGAGATCGTCGTCTCGCTCGGCGGCAACTACTCGGCCGAGCAGGAGCAGGACGACGCCATCGACGTGCTCCGCCGCAAACAGGAGGCGCTCGACGACCGCATCGAGGAGACGGAAGCGGAGATCGCCGAGCTGGAAGACGAGAGCCAGGAGCTCGAACAGCAGGCCCAGCAGATGCAACAACAGATGCAACAACAGCAGATGCAACAGATGCAGGGGCAGGCCGACGACGAGTGA
- the rpl18a gene encoding 50S ribosomal protein L18Ae: MSTYTVSGRFQSRDGFQPFTKDVEAENEDLARERIYTQVGSQHNRKRTQIEIEEVSAA; encoded by the coding sequence ATGAGTACTTACACCGTGAGCGGGCGGTTCCAGAGTAGAGACGGCTTCCAGCCGTTCACCAAGGACGTCGAGGCGGAGAACGAGGACCTCGCGCGCGAGCGCATCTACACGCAGGTCGGTAGCCAGCACAACCGGAAGCGCACCCAGATCGAGATCGAGGAGGTGTCCGCGGCATGA
- a CDS encoding 50S ribosomal protein L31e translates to MSTSDFEERVVTVPLRDAKEKPVQQRADYAVKIVREHLAKHFSVDGEDVILDASVNEAVWANGRQNPPSKLRVRAARFVEDGEPVVEAEHAE, encoded by the coding sequence ATGAGCACGAGTGATTTCGAGGAGCGTGTCGTCACCGTCCCGCTCCGCGACGCAAAGGAGAAGCCCGTCCAGCAGCGCGCCGACTACGCCGTGAAGATCGTCCGCGAGCACCTCGCGAAGCACTTCTCGGTCGACGGCGAGGACGTGATCCTCGACGCCTCCGTCAACGAGGCCGTCTGGGCGAACGGTCGGCAGAACCCGCCGAGCAAGCTCCGCGTCCGCGCGGCCCGGTTCGTCGAGGACGGCGAGCCGGTCGTCGAAGCCGAGCACGCCGAGTAA
- a CDS encoding DUF3830 family protein, producing MIAIDIDGTTFTAELHEDRAPESVAAVREFLPLESELMHVRWSGIATWINIDEIDLPEIPRENHTVYPSRGDLLLYPGYRNEQEILLPCGPTCFKSPAGELAGNHFATVDATAEELREVERATLRDGVHDVEIREVDS from the coding sequence ATGATTGCGATCGACATCGACGGAACGACGTTCACGGCCGAACTCCACGAGGACCGAGCGCCCGAGTCGGTCGCGGCGGTTCGCGAGTTCCTGCCCCTGGAGTCGGAGCTCATGCACGTTCGCTGGAGCGGGATCGCCACCTGGATCAACATCGACGAGATCGACCTCCCGGAGATCCCCCGGGAGAACCACACGGTCTACCCGTCGCGCGGCGACCTCCTGTTGTACCCGGGATATCGGAACGAACAGGAGATCCTCCTCCCCTGCGGGCCGACCTGCTTCAAGAGTCCCGCGGGCGAGCTCGCCGGCAACCACTTCGCGACGGTCGACGCGACAGCGGAGGAGCTTCGCGAGGTCGAACGGGCGACGCTCCGCGACGGCGTCCACGACGTCGAGATCAGGGAAGTCGATTCGTAG
- a CDS encoding Zn-dependent hydrolase, with the protein MTARVRVDGERLRAHLERTAAFGAVDADDGRGRTTLPADAANARARDYLVDRLEEAGLDVRIDAVGNVAGRWTPPTADPAAAPVAAGSHLDSVPRGGIFDGPLGVYAALEAVRAVREAEVSPVRPVDVVCFTGEEGTRFADGVLGSSVAAGERRIDEALALSDGDVTLEEALSRIGYRGTGRLDASEWDAWLELHIEQTDRLAEAGVPLGVVTDITGTVRCHVTIEGEADHAGTTSMADRTDALAAASEVVLATEEAAAEAAATGSGTAVGTVGELDVDPNAVNVVPGSASLRLDLRSVDRSEIRRQLDAVRRVLESVEADRGVSTSLERPYDVPPTPLSDRCRAVVEAAARRAGVDTLAVHSGAGHDTMRVADVTDAALLFVASENGHSHSPKERADWADCAAAATVLAESLARLATTGTGGGDEPGTDGDSNADEDSVADGNGTATDLNDP; encoded by the coding sequence GTGACGGCCCGCGTTCGGGTCGACGGCGAGCGCCTTCGAGCGCACCTCGAACGGACCGCCGCGTTCGGGGCCGTGGACGCGGACGACGGCCGGGGACGGACCACCCTCCCGGCCGACGCCGCGAACGCGCGGGCCCGGGACTACCTCGTCGATCGGCTCGAGGAGGCCGGGCTCGACGTCCGCATCGACGCCGTGGGCAACGTCGCCGGGCGCTGGACGCCGCCGACCGCGGACCCCGCGGCGGCCCCGGTCGCGGCCGGCAGCCACCTGGATTCGGTGCCCCGCGGCGGCATCTTCGACGGACCGCTCGGCGTCTACGCCGCGCTGGAGGCGGTCCGCGCGGTCCGCGAGGCGGAGGTCTCTCCCGTCCGCCCGGTGGACGTCGTCTGTTTCACCGGCGAGGAGGGGACCCGCTTCGCCGACGGCGTCCTCGGGTCCTCCGTGGCCGCCGGCGAGCGCCGGATCGACGAGGCGCTGGCGCTGTCGGACGGCGACGTGACGCTCGAGGAGGCGCTCTCGCGGATCGGCTACCGCGGCACCGGCCGGCTCGACGCGAGCGAGTGGGACGCCTGGCTGGAGCTCCACATCGAACAGACCGACCGACTCGCGGAGGCCGGCGTCCCGCTCGGCGTCGTGACCGACATCACCGGCACCGTCCGGTGTCACGTGACGATCGAGGGCGAGGCCGACCACGCCGGAACGACGAGCATGGCGGACCGGACGGACGCGCTCGCGGCGGCGAGTGAGGTCGTTCTCGCGACGGAGGAGGCCGCCGCCGAGGCGGCCGCGACGGGGAGCGGGACCGCGGTTGGGACGGTCGGCGAGCTCGACGTCGACCCGAACGCCGTGAACGTCGTTCCGGGGTCGGCGTCGCTTCGCCTCGACCTCCGCTCCGTGGATCGCTCGGAGATCCGCCGCCAGCTGGACGCGGTGCGGCGCGTCCTGGAGTCGGTCGAGGCCGACCGCGGCGTCTCCACGTCGCTGGAGCGTCCGTACGACGTGCCGCCGACGCCCCTCTCCGACCGGTGTCGTGCGGTCGTCGAGGCGGCCGCGCGCCGCGCCGGCGTCGACACGCTGGCCGTCCACTCGGGTGCCGGCCACGACACGATGCGGGTCGCCGACGTGACCGACGCGGCCTTGCTCTTCGTCGCGTCCGAGAACGGGCACTCCCACTCGCCGAAGGAGCGGGCCGACTGGGCGGACTGCGCAGCCGCGGCGACCGTGCTCGCGGAGTCGCTCGCGCGGCTCGCGACGACCGGCACCGGCGGCGGTGACGAGCCCGGGACCGACGGCGATTCCAACGCCGACGAGGACAGCGTAGCCGACGGCAACGGTACCGCCACCGACCTTAACGATCCGTGA